A single region of the Sphingobium sp. TKS genome encodes:
- a CDS encoding reverse transcriptase/maturase family protein — MQTATILRRIETLPALSRAGKRINGLHRLMRYRCLYERAYDRVSRNRGAMTPGVDGQTFDGMTLARLDRLVERVADGRYRPRPVRRVYIPKGNGKMRPLGIPTADDRIVQEAARMILAAIYEPVFSKHSHGFRAGRSCHTALEEIRKTWTGAKWLIEVDVRGFFDNIDHDILLGLLARRIDDPVFIDLIGTMLKAGCMDEWKFERTYSGTPQGGVISPLLANIYLHELDLFMEEMRAGFDKGVKRRANPAYAAQGQQIAALRKKIDAIRAGGADEAEVRACLARIEAINRDRRKISSVDQMDPNFRRLRYCRYADDFLVGVIGSKADAVRIMADIQHFLAERLNLAVSPEKTGVRDASKGSPFLGFHVCAFTLRSAGTMAGRQKVGGGMRRVLRRPTRGNIKLWVPRDRVYGFCRRKKLGNLDKRNGRARPQFLDSSVAEIIVAYNSEFCGFANYYAIADGVKASLDKLELVMFRSLLATIACRRRTSRKQVMKSLKMGADYGVTTTVRGKPRVHKVWKLKHLIVKTWGNPIVDTITVGSRIAQSSNDLVTRLTAEECQACGDTDGPFEMHHPNRLKDKRGDQLTLWKQSARRRRTIVLCRKCHVAHHGGRMPDRMESRVH; from the coding sequence ATGCAGACCGCTACTATCCTGAGACGGATCGAGACGCTTCCGGCCCTGTCGCGGGCGGGCAAGCGGATCAATGGTCTCCACCGCCTCATGCGGTACCGCTGCTTATATGAGCGGGCCTATGACAGAGTATCCCGGAATCGGGGTGCCATGACGCCGGGAGTAGACGGCCAGACCTTCGACGGCATGACGCTGGCAAGGCTTGATCGTCTGGTCGAACGCGTGGCGGATGGCCGTTACCGCCCTCGTCCAGTGCGGCGGGTCTATATCCCCAAGGGCAATGGTAAAATGCGCCCATTGGGCATCCCTACGGCGGATGATCGCATCGTTCAGGAGGCGGCGAGAATGATCCTCGCGGCGATCTATGAGCCTGTGTTCTCGAAACATAGTCATGGGTTCCGCGCGGGTCGCTCCTGCCACACGGCTCTCGAGGAGATCCGCAAAACCTGGACGGGTGCGAAATGGCTGATCGAAGTGGATGTTCGCGGGTTCTTCGACAACATCGACCATGACATCCTGCTCGGCCTCTTGGCCCGGCGCATCGATGATCCTGTGTTCATCGATCTGATCGGAACAATGCTCAAGGCAGGGTGCATGGACGAATGGAAGTTCGAACGGACCTATAGCGGCACTCCACAGGGCGGGGTCATCTCGCCCTTGCTTGCCAACATCTATCTCCATGAGCTTGACTTGTTCATGGAGGAAATGCGGGCGGGCTTCGACAAGGGCGTCAAACGGCGGGCCAATCCTGCCTATGCTGCTCAGGGCCAGCAGATCGCCGCACTTCGTAAGAAGATCGACGCAATCCGTGCCGGTGGCGCGGACGAGGCAGAAGTCCGGGCCTGTCTGGCTCGGATCGAAGCCATCAATCGGGATCGACGGAAAATATCATCCGTCGATCAAATGGACCCCAACTTCCGCCGCCTGCGCTATTGCCGCTATGCCGACGACTTCCTTGTCGGTGTGATCGGCAGCAAGGCGGACGCCGTCCGGATCATGGCCGATATACAGCACTTCCTCGCTGAGCGGCTCAATCTGGCGGTATCACCGGAGAAAACCGGGGTTCGCGATGCGTCGAAGGGATCGCCGTTCCTTGGCTTCCATGTATGCGCCTTCACGTTGCGCTCCGCCGGCACGATGGCGGGACGGCAGAAGGTCGGCGGTGGGATGCGTCGCGTCCTTCGTCGGCCAACGCGGGGGAATATCAAGCTGTGGGTGCCACGGGATCGGGTCTATGGGTTCTGCAGGCGGAAAAAGCTCGGCAACCTCGACAAGAGGAATGGCCGAGCACGTCCGCAGTTCCTCGACTCCAGTGTCGCGGAAATTATCGTTGCCTATAACTCGGAGTTCTGTGGCTTCGCCAACTATTATGCGATCGCCGACGGCGTAAAAGCGTCGCTCGACAAACTTGAGCTGGTCATGTTCAGGAGCTTGTTGGCGACGATAGCCTGTCGACGGCGTACGAGTAGAAAGCAGGTCATGAAATCCCTGAAAATGGGGGCGGACTATGGTGTCACCACCACGGTCCGGGGCAAACCGCGCGTCCACAAGGTGTGGAAGCTGAAACATCTGATCGTGAAGACGTGGGGCAATCCCATCGTCGATACCATCACGGTCGGCTCGCGCATTGCGCAGAGTTCGAACGACCTCGTTACCCGCCTCACCGCTGAAGAATGCCAAGCATGCGGCGATACCGATGGACCGTTCGAGATGCATCATCCCAACCGCCTGAAAGACAAACGGGGCGACCAACTGACACTGTGGAAACAATCGGCGCGGCGGCGCAGGACCATCGTTCTGTGCCGCAAATGTCACGTCGCACACCATGGTGGTCGGATGCCCGACAGAATGGAGAGCCGTGTGCATTGA